One genomic region from Spirochaetota bacterium encodes:
- a CDS encoding V-type ATP synthase subunit A → MQETSLRDEILKNVVGVIEEINGPLAIVKDVRNLKMMEVVKVSKHLLIGEVISLNGEKAIVQIYENTSGVRPGDYVYGTGEPLSVELGPGLLSKIYDGIQRPLDEIYEYGIFIPRGIDLPSLNRGRKWSFKPLVKEGDILHGGAIIGEVPETSRITHRILVPPDKAGKVVFIASEGEYKVDDVICVLEDPVRGRQELKMYHKWPVKIPRPINNKYIPSEAMFTGQRVIDFLFPISRGGTASIPGGFGTGKTVTQHQLARWSDADIIVYVGCGERGNEITEVLEDFPKLVDPKTGKPLMERTVIIANTSNMPVTAREASIYTGITIGEYFRDMGYNVALMADSTSRWAEALRELSGRLEEMPAEESFPAYLGSRLAAFYERAGYVETLSKQKGSLTIIGAVSPAGGDFSEPVTQNTKRFTKCFWALDKSLASQRHFPSINWMLSYSFYVDMVSEWWSKIDPEYKEVRQRIMDLLIREDRLQKIVKIIGLDALPQSERLILEVCRVIRIGFLQQVAYDKVDSYCSPQKQIKMAKLILKLYDLTHDLVVNYRVPVSEIQNLKSISEIMRIKIEVPNNQLEKIDEIEKLLVSEVETIRERYS, encoded by the coding sequence ATGCAAGAAACTAGTTTAAGAGATGAAATTCTAAAGAATGTTGTTGGTGTAATTGAGGAAATCAACGGACCACTTGCGATTGTCAAAGATGTTAGAAACCTCAAGATGATGGAGGTTGTCAAAGTCTCAAAACATCTCCTTATAGGAGAGGTAATCTCTCTGAATGGTGAAAAAGCGATAGTTCAGATATACGAAAACACATCCGGCGTCAGACCGGGAGATTATGTGTATGGAACAGGTGAGCCACTATCCGTTGAACTCGGACCGGGACTACTGTCCAAAATATACGATGGTATCCAAAGACCACTTGATGAGATATACGAATATGGTATTTTCATACCTAGAGGTATTGACTTACCTTCACTAAACAGAGGGAGAAAATGGAGTTTTAAACCTTTAGTTAAGGAAGGAGATATTCTTCACGGTGGAGCAATAATAGGTGAAGTTCCAGAAACTTCAAGGATAACACACAGAATACTCGTTCCACCTGACAAAGCAGGTAAAGTTGTATTCATCGCAAGTGAAGGAGAATATAAAGTTGATGATGTTATTTGCGTTCTAGAAGACCCAGTTAGAGGAAGACAAGAGTTAAAAATGTATCACAAGTGGCCCGTTAAGATACCAAGACCAATTAACAACAAATACATTCCATCCGAAGCGATGTTTACAGGACAACGAGTAATTGATTTCCTATTTCCTATCTCTAGAGGGGGAACAGCGTCAATACCAGGAGGATTTGGAACCGGTAAAACCGTCACTCAACACCAACTTGCTAGATGGTCAGACGCTGACATAATAGTTTATGTAGGTTGTGGAGAGAGAGGTAATGAGATAACAGAAGTCCTAGAAGACTTCCCGAAACTCGTTGACCCTAAAACAGGAAAACCTTTGATGGAAAGAACAGTTATAATAGCAAATACTTCAAATATGCCTGTAACCGCAAGAGAAGCATCAATATACACTGGAATAACTATAGGAGAATACTTTAGAGACATGGGATATAATGTCGCATTAATGGCAGACTCAACGAGTAGATGGGCTGAAGCGTTAAGAGAGTTATCTGGTAGGCTTGAAGAGATGCCTGCTGAGGAGAGTTTTCCTGCTTATCTTGGTTCAAGACTCGCCGCGTTTTATGAAAGAGCAGGATATGTTGAAACATTGAGTAAGCAAAAAGGCTCTCTAACTATCATCGGTGCGGTATCGCCAGCAGGAGGTGACTTCTCCGAACCTGTTACGCAAAACACTAAAAGGTTCACAAAATGCTTCTGGGCTTTGGACAAGTCATTAGCAAGTCAGAGACACTTCCCTTCAATAAACTGGATGTTGAGTTATAGTTTCTATGTTGATATGGTCTCGGAATGGTGGAGTAAAATAGACCCAGAATACAAAGAAGTAAGACAAAGAATCATGGACCTACTCATAAGAGAAGATAGACTACAGAAAATCGTTAAAATTATAGGACTTGACGCTCTACCGCAATCTGAAAGGCTCATCCTTGAAGTTTGTAGAGTGATAAGAATAGGATTCCTGCAACAAGTCGCTTACGACAAGGTAGACTCCTATTGCTCACCTCAAAAACAAATAAAAATGGCAAAACTAATACTTAAACTATATGACCTAACGCACGACCTCGTGGTAAATTATCGCGTCCCCGTCAGTGAGATACAAAACCTCAAATCTATATCAGAGATTATGAGAATAAAGATAGAAGTTCCTAACAACCAACTTGAAAAGATTGACGAGATTGAAAAACTACTAGTATCCGAAGTTGAAACAATCAGAGAACGATACTCCTAA
- the mreD gene encoding rod shape-determining protein MreD, with protein sequence MRRLWGVLIIIILSIIQTLPQLKIYGFSPDLLMILIIYYSFKVGTTKGIIFSAIIGALVDILSGSIIGTHVIAFSTIALSIEIFKTIFIFEMPLTVPIVSFISTITKYLILFLLSVIFGSISLGEWYIAMFIEGALNFIFAFPMVWVSKKIVSLLHREYSMVV encoded by the coding sequence ATGAGAAGACTCTGGGGAGTTTTGATAATAATCATCCTATCAATCATCCAAACACTACCCCAACTAAAAATATACGGCTTTTCTCCAGATTTACTCATGATATTGATCATCTACTACTCATTCAAGGTCGGAACAACAAAAGGAATAATATTCTCAGCTATAATCGGCGCACTCGTTGATATACTTTCAGGTTCAATAATAGGAACCCATGTCATAGCCTTTTCCACGATAGCACTATCCATTGAAATTTTTAAGACAATCTTCATATTTGAAATGCCACTTACGGTTCCAATAGTATCCTTCATATCAACTATCACTAAATATCTCATACTCTTCCTCTTGAGTGTGATATTCGGAAGCATATCTCTAGGTGAATGGTATATCGCTATGTTTATTGAAGGAGCATTGAACTTCATTTTTGCTTTCCCTATGGTGTGGGTATCAAAAAAAATCGTCTCATTGCTACACAGAGAGTATTCAATGGTTGTATAA
- a CDS encoding YnfA family protein, giving the protein MEERVLFVVKTTILFFITAVAEIVGCYLPYLWLKKNGSILLLIPGAISLGMFVYLLSLHPVESGRIYAAYGGIYIITAMVWLVVIDRGVVNIFDVVGAIIVLIGSLVMIVGWELGRRG; this is encoded by the coding sequence ATGGAAGAAAGGGTGCTTTTCGTTGTAAAAACGACAATACTATTTTTCATAACCGCAGTAGCGGAGATAGTTGGATGTTATCTACCTTACTTGTGGTTAAAGAAGAATGGGTCAATTCTTCTACTTATACCGGGTGCTATAAGTCTTGGGATGTTTGTATATCTTCTTTCACTACACCCCGTTGAAAGTGGTAGAATATACGCTGCGTATGGTGGAATATATATCATAACTGCTATGGTATGGCTTGTTGTGATTGATAGAGGAGTTGTTAACATATTTGATGTAGTAGGAGCAATTATAGTTCTTATAGGTTCTCTTGTGATGATAGTAGGTTGGGAGTTAGGTAGAAGAGGTTGA